A genomic region of Saprospiraceae bacterium contains the following coding sequences:
- a CDS encoding uroporphyrinogen-III synthase → MPTKTTTIAAKKENRLKRVKNVLLSQPKPERSPYFDLETKYKIHLDWRPLITIEGYTEKEFRRQRIRHDEYPCIVFTSKNAIENYFRLAEEMRFKINEMNKYFCATEAIANYLQKFIIFRKRKVFNGVKSVTELANYFTKHKEAGPFLIPCSESGNPEVASFLKSLKVKFLESPMYRRVSSELKDLKDSNYDLVVLFSPQEVKSIFDNFPEFEQGSIRIAAFGSAVAKAVTDAGLFLDIQAPTLETPSMTMAIEEYLKQANK, encoded by the coding sequence ATGCCGACAAAAACGACAACCATCGCAGCCAAGAAAGAGAACAGATTGAAACGGGTTAAAAACGTTCTGCTTTCTCAGCCTAAACCAGAGCGATCCCCATATTTTGACCTGGAAACAAAATATAAAATTCATCTGGATTGGCGACCTCTCATAACTATAGAAGGGTATACTGAAAAGGAATTCAGAAGACAACGGATCCGGCACGATGAGTATCCTTGTATCGTGTTTACCAGTAAAAACGCTATTGAAAACTATTTCCGCCTTGCTGAAGAAATGCGTTTCAAGATTAATGAAATGAACAAATATTTCTGTGCAACTGAAGCGATTGCCAATTACCTTCAGAAATTTATCATCTTCAGAAAACGAAAAGTTTTTAATGGAGTTAAATCCGTTACAGAACTCGCGAATTATTTTACCAAACACAAAGAGGCAGGTCCTTTCCTGATTCCTTGTTCTGAGTCTGGTAATCCTGAGGTTGCTTCGTTTTTGAAATCTCTTAAAGTCAAATTCCTAGAATCTCCCATGTATCGGCGGGTTAGTTCCGAATTAAAAGATTTAAAGGATTCCAATTACGACTTAGTGGTGTTATTTAGTCCACAGGAAGTTAAATCTATTTTTGATAATTTTCCGGAATTCGAGCAAGGTTCTATTCGAATTGCTGCATTTGGATCCGCTGTGGCAAAAGCAGTCACAGATGCTGGTCTCTTTCTCGATATTCAGGCGCCTACCCTTGAAACGCCTTCCATGACTATGGCGATTGAGGAATACTTGAAGCAAGCAAATAAGTAG
- a CDS encoding CoA pyrophosphatase, which produces MENWKLKFKQALTQKLPGVQAHLQMAPYAARLEVPIPFNAHPAAVLVLLYENSDNLFFPLITRINNKTNDVHRGQISLPGGRKDIVDKSIQDTAIRECAEEIGIDPHEIEILGAMSSLYIPVSNHHVFPFVAWYPKIPDYKLQKEEVEALHEIPLHLISDSGIKSIKTIQTSQGLELRVPAMVWESLTIWGATGMILEELAEIYRRL; this is translated from the coding sequence ATGGAAAATTGGAAATTAAAATTCAAACAAGCATTAACTCAAAAATTGCCGGGGGTTCAGGCACATTTACAAATGGCACCTTATGCCGCCCGTTTAGAAGTTCCTATACCTTTCAATGCGCATCCGGCAGCGGTTCTGGTTTTGCTTTATGAAAACTCCGACAATTTGTTTTTTCCATTAATAACAAGAATAAATAATAAGACAAATGATGTGCATCGGGGGCAAATTAGTTTGCCCGGTGGTAGAAAAGATATAGTTGATAAATCTATCCAGGATACTGCGATCCGCGAATGTGCAGAAGAAATAGGAATCGATCCTCACGAAATTGAAATCCTTGGCGCCATGAGTTCTTTGTACATTCCTGTTAGCAATCACCATGTGTTTCCGTTTGTTGCCTGGTATCCAAAAATTCCAGATTACAAATTGCAAAAAGAAGAGGTCGAAGCGCTGCACGAAATTCCACTCCATTTGATATCGGATTCCGGAATAAAAAGCATAAAAACCATACAAACTTCACAGGGTCTTGAACTACGGGTACCAGCAATGGTATGGGAGTCTTTGACGATATGGGGAGCGACGGGTATGATTTTAGAAGAACTTGCAGAAATTTATCGTAGGCTATGA
- a CDS encoding fumarylacetoacetate hydrolase family protein has translation MTIFCVGRNYSEHAKELHNQIPTEPVIFLKPATAILPEERSMYYPEFTQDLQHEIELIFKFDKKGKSIPEQQAWNYISHVSVGIDFTARDLQQKCKEKSLPWEISKAFDCSALIGKWIPIEEIQKETLSFELYKNGVAVQHGSASDMIFSVPFIVQYLSQFFKINKGDILFTGTPSGVSSVQIGDKLQGFLNGVSMFETEIK, from the coding sequence ATGACTATATTTTGTGTAGGCAGAAATTATTCAGAGCACGCCAAAGAACTTCATAATCAGATACCTACAGAGCCCGTAATTTTTTTAAAACCCGCTACAGCAATATTACCGGAAGAAAGATCTATGTATTACCCGGAATTTACGCAAGACTTACAACACGAAATTGAATTGATTTTTAAGTTCGATAAAAAAGGAAAATCAATCCCCGAACAGCAAGCCTGGAATTATATCAGTCATGTAAGTGTAGGCATTGATTTTACAGCCAGAGATCTCCAGCAAAAGTGTAAGGAAAAATCATTGCCCTGGGAAATCAGCAAAGCTTTTGATTGCTCTGCCCTTATAGGTAAATGGATTCCGATAGAGGAAATTCAAAAGGAAACTTTATCATTTGAACTTTATAAAAATGGGGTAGCTGTTCAGCATGGCAGTGCAAGTGATATGATATTTTCTGTTCCATTTATTGTTCAATATCTAAGTCAGTTTTTTAAAATCAATAAAGGTGATATCTTGTTTACAGGAACGCCATCTGGAGTAAGTTCTGTACAAATTGGCGACAAATTGCAGGGATTTTTGAATGGCGTAAGCATGTTTGAAACAGAAATAAAATAA